In Limnohabitans sp. INBF002, one genomic interval encodes:
- the galU gene encoding UTP--glucose-1-phosphate uridylyltransferase GalU — MTKALTKAVFPVAGMGTRFLPATKASPKEMLTVVDKPLIQYAVEEAYEAGIREMIFVTGRSKRAIEDHFDMAYELETELEAAGKQALLDIVRSVQPDDMQCVYVRQARALGLGHAVLCAEHLVGDEPFAVLLADDLMRGKAGGPGVLKQMAEVFARTQSSVLAVQEVPLEHVHRYGVVAGTDIGNGLVDIQQMVEKPKAEVAPSRTTVAGRYILTPAVFERIRAGGRGVQGEIQLTDGIAGLLATEKVLAYSYEGKRYDCGSKVGFLQASVELALQHPEVGAEFRAYLKQLNVA; from the coding sequence ATGACCAAAGCACTCACCAAAGCCGTATTCCCAGTAGCAGGCATGGGCACACGCTTCTTGCCCGCGACCAAAGCCAGCCCCAAGGAAATGCTCACCGTGGTGGACAAGCCGCTCATCCAATACGCGGTGGAAGAAGCCTATGAGGCTGGCATTCGTGAAATGATTTTTGTCACAGGCCGCAGCAAGCGCGCCATTGAAGACCACTTTGACATGGCCTACGAGTTGGAAACCGAACTCGAAGCCGCTGGCAAACAAGCCCTGCTCGACATCGTGCGCAGCGTGCAACCCGACGACATGCAATGCGTCTACGTGCGCCAAGCTCGCGCACTGGGCTTAGGCCATGCCGTGTTGTGTGCTGAGCACTTGGTGGGCGATGAGCCCTTTGCTGTGTTGCTGGCCGACGACTTGATGCGTGGCAAAGCAGGTGGCCCTGGCGTGTTGAAGCAAATGGCTGAAGTGTTTGCACGCACACAGTCTTCTGTGTTGGCCGTGCAAGAAGTGCCGCTGGAACACGTGCACCGCTACGGCGTGGTGGCGGGCACCGACATTGGCAACGGCTTGGTCGACATCCAGCAAATGGTGGAAAAGCCCAAAGCCGAAGTGGCGCCCTCGCGCACCACGGTGGCAGGCCGCTACATCTTGACCCCTGCGGTGTTCGAGCGCATCCGCGCAGGCGGCCGTGGCGTGCAAGGTGAGATTCAACTCACCGATGGCATTGCGGGTTTGTTGGCCACTGAAAAAGTGCTGGCCTATTCGTACGAAGGCAAGCGCTACGACTGCGGTAGCAAAGTGGGCTTCTTGCAAGCCAGCGTTGAGCTCGCCTTGCAGCACCCCGAAGTGGGCGCTGAGTTCCGCGCCTACCTCAAGCAACTCAACGTCGCTTAA
- a CDS encoding sulfurtransferase TusA family protein: MNIDVELDTRGLNCPLPILKAKKALTAMASGQVLKVVSTDTGSLRDFAAFAKQTGNELLSQTTEGSDFIHILKRR, from the coding sequence ATGAACATCGATGTCGAACTGGACACGCGCGGCTTGAATTGCCCGCTGCCGATTTTGAAAGCCAAGAAGGCCCTCACCGCCATGGCGAGTGGTCAAGTGCTGAAAGTGGTGTCGACCGACACGGGCTCATTGCGCGACTTTGCGGCTTTTGCCAAACAAACCGGTAATGAGTTGTTGTCGCAAACCACAGAGGGCAGCGACTTCATTCACATTCTGAAGAGACGTTGA
- the cysM gene encoding cysteine synthase CysM, giving the protein MIYPTIEDAIGKTPLVALQRMGAAENAKRGNVILGKLEGNNPAGSVKDRPALSMIQRAQERGDIQPGDTLIEATSGNTGIALAMAAAIKGYRMVLIMPEDLSIERAQTMKAFGAELILTPKSGGMEYARDLAERMAKEGKGRVLDQFANEDNPRIHYETTGPELWEQTQGRITHFVSAMGTTGTITGVSRYLKEKNPAIRIIGAQPSEGSRIPGIRKWPQEYLPKIYDASNVDELVYVSQDDAEDMCRRMAREEGIFAGISAAGACWVAMQIAQQVENATIAFIVCDRGDRYLSTGVFPA; this is encoded by the coding sequence CTGATTTACCCCACGATTGAGGACGCGATTGGTAAGACGCCTTTGGTCGCTTTGCAGCGCATGGGCGCTGCCGAGAACGCCAAACGCGGCAACGTGATTTTGGGCAAGCTAGAGGGCAACAACCCCGCCGGTTCTGTCAAAGACCGCCCAGCGTTGTCCATGATTCAACGCGCGCAAGAGCGCGGCGACATCCAGCCCGGCGACACCTTGATCGAGGCCACCTCTGGCAACACCGGCATTGCGCTCGCGATGGCTGCGGCCATCAAGGGCTACCGCATGGTGCTCATCATGCCCGAGGACTTGTCGATTGAACGCGCCCAAACCATGAAGGCTTTTGGTGCCGAGCTGATCTTGACGCCCAAGAGCGGCGGCATGGAATACGCCCGCGACTTGGCCGAGCGCATGGCCAAAGAAGGCAAGGGCCGCGTGCTGGACCAATTTGCCAACGAAGACAACCCGCGCATCCACTACGAAACCACCGGCCCCGAGCTGTGGGAGCAAACGCAGGGACGCATCACGCACTTCGTGAGCGCCATGGGGACCACGGGCACCATCACCGGCGTGTCGCGTTATTTGAAAGAAAAGAACCCCGCCATTCGCATCATTGGCGCGCAGCCCTCAGAAGGCTCGCGCATTCCTGGCATTCGCAAATGGCCGCAAGAGTACTTGCCCAAAATTTACGACGCGAGCAACGTGGATGAGTTGGTCTACGTCAGTCAAGACGATGCCGAAGACATGTGCCGACGCATGGCGCGCGAAGAAGGCATCTTTGCGGGTATCTCAGCCGCTGGTGCTTGCTGGGTGGCGATGCAAATTGCGCAGCAGGTTGAGAACGCCACCATTGCCTTCATCGTCTGCGACCGTGGCGACCGCTACTTATCGACTGGGGTGTTTCCCGCATGA
- a CDS encoding phasin family protein: MQNQIKPQVEASVQAAFELANLSFAQAERITELTLEQAKVNAELAQDQLTSALEVKDPTEAIALLKAQMETSAKSLAGFAATAFELGQQFQAEATAFAEGHFDQAHAAANKAINDNLKKAPEGSEAAVQVIKAAVDAGNKALAEARQNAKKTAELAQEGIAKLKEHAPKAAKAPARRKARA; encoded by the coding sequence ATGCAAAACCAAATCAAACCCCAAGTTGAAGCCTCTGTGCAAGCCGCTTTTGAATTGGCGAACCTGTCGTTCGCACAAGCCGAGCGCATCACTGAGCTGACGCTCGAGCAAGCCAAAGTCAACGCCGAATTGGCACAAGACCAACTGACTTCTGCTTTAGAAGTGAAAGACCCCACAGAAGCCATTGCGTTGTTGAAAGCGCAAATGGAAACATCGGCCAAGAGCTTGGCAGGTTTTGCAGCAACAGCCTTCGAATTGGGCCAACAGTTCCAAGCTGAAGCCACTGCTTTTGCAGAAGGTCACTTTGATCAAGCCCACGCAGCAGCGAACAAAGCCATCAACGACAACCTGAAAAAAGCCCCTGAAGGTTCTGAAGCTGCTGTGCAAGTGATCAAGGCCGCTGTGGATGCTGGCAACAAAGCGCTGGCCGAAGCCCGCCAAAACGCCAAGAAAACAGCCGAGTTGGCCCAAGAAGGCATTGCCAAACTGAAAGAGCATGCTCCCAAAGCAGCCAAGGCACCTGCACGCCGCAAAGCCCGCGCTTAA
- a CDS encoding response regulator, which yields MTTTHYLANKHLANDGGLADSNRSLHLIEQRHRLLADYANDVIWTMGLDGAITYISPAVFKLRGLTPEEAMQQTIDQILTPDSQAVSTQYVIDVLQAAQRGETPKNFHGELEYYRKDGSTFWTEVLAFPLADAQGALIEILGVTRDITARKLYEDELKSARQAAEKANNAKSEFVAHISHEVRTPMTAMLAYMEQAMHPTDAADQRESLEKAQSAGELLLHLINDILDFSKIESGKVEIKKAPFVLNQVVTQVSDLVAHSVKSKGLDYAVLFNMDDRVTLVGDAPRLTQALLNLTSNAVKFTEQGFVRIYVEQIDRSENDVTLKFSVQDSGRGLSEDMCERVFERFVQGTQSNISRTSGTGLGLPICRQLAQLMAGDAGVTSSLGSGSTFWFTARVGTHANTALTSEQGETLNPFAHVNLKGRSVLVVEDNDAVRDAMCRLLKHHGMAVDHADSGLTALEKLKDQHYDVMLVDVEMPDMGGIELAETLRQINQLNLKIIGVSAGAVGDDRQACLNAGMDDHLAKPFKVDHMLDKIRQHLTA from the coding sequence ATGACCACGACCCACTATTTAGCCAACAAACATCTAGCGAACGATGGCGGGCTTGCGGATTCCAATCGATCCTTGCATCTGATTGAGCAACGCCACCGCCTGCTGGCTGACTATGCCAACGACGTGATCTGGACCATGGGCCTGGATGGTGCCATCACTTACATCAGCCCCGCCGTTTTTAAGCTTCGCGGACTCACGCCCGAAGAAGCGATGCAGCAAACCATCGACCAAATACTGACACCCGATTCGCAAGCCGTTTCAACCCAATACGTCATAGACGTGCTGCAAGCCGCACAACGTGGCGAAACGCCCAAAAACTTCCACGGCGAATTGGAGTACTACCGCAAAGATGGATCCACCTTTTGGACCGAAGTCTTGGCCTTCCCTTTGGCCGATGCACAGGGGGCGTTGATCGAAATTTTGGGCGTGACCCGAGACATCACGGCACGCAAGCTCTATGAAGATGAACTGAAATCTGCGCGCCAAGCCGCCGAAAAAGCCAACAACGCCAAGAGCGAGTTTGTGGCCCACATCAGCCACGAAGTGCGCACCCCCATGACCGCCATGTTGGCCTACATGGAACAAGCCATGCACCCAACAGATGCAGCGGACCAACGTGAATCATTGGAAAAAGCGCAGTCTGCGGGTGAGCTGCTGTTGCACCTCATCAATGACATTTTGGATTTTTCCAAAATTGAATCTGGAAAAGTCGAAATTAAAAAAGCGCCCTTTGTTTTGAACCAGGTTGTCACTCAAGTCAGTGACCTGGTAGCCCACAGCGTCAAAAGCAAAGGCCTGGACTATGCCGTCCTCTTCAACATGGACGATCGCGTGACGCTGGTTGGCGACGCCCCTCGGCTCACCCAAGCCTTGCTGAATTTGACGAGCAACGCGGTGAAATTCACAGAGCAAGGTTTTGTGCGTATCTACGTGGAACAAATTGACCGCTCTGAAAATGATGTGACCCTCAAATTCTCTGTGCAAGATTCGGGGCGCGGCTTGTCTGAAGACATGTGTGAGCGTGTCTTCGAGCGGTTTGTGCAAGGTACGCAAAGCAATATCTCGCGCACCAGCGGTACCGGGTTGGGGCTTCCTATTTGCCGCCAACTGGCCCAACTGATGGCGGGCGATGCAGGTGTCACTTCATCTTTGGGAAGCGGCTCCACGTTTTGGTTTACTGCGCGCGTGGGAACGCATGCAAATACAGCATTGACAAGTGAGCAAGGCGAAACGCTCAACCCATTTGCCCACGTCAACCTCAAGGGGCGCAGCGTACTGGTGGTGGAAGACAACGACGCTGTTCGCGATGCCATGTGCCGCCTGCTGAAACACCATGGCATGGCCGTGGACCATGCGGACAGCGGCCTCACCGCCCTCGAAAAGCTGAAAGACCAACACTACGACGTGATGCTGGTCGATGTAGAAATGCCTGACATGGGCGGCATTGAGCTGGCAGAAACGCTACGCCAGATCAACCAACTGAATTTGAAAATCATCGGCGTCTCTGCAGGCGCCGTCGGCGATGACCGCCAAGCTTGCCTGAATGCGGGCATGGATGACCATCTGGCCAAACCGTTCAAAGTGGATCACATGCTGGACAAAATTCGGCAGCATTTGACGGCGTGA
- a CDS encoding NADH:flavin oxidoreductase/NADH oxidase yields MSHLFSEFTLTSPSGPLTLANRAIVAPMCQYSANDGQASDWHLMHWGNMLNSGAAMFIIEATAVVPEGRITPMCLGLWDDATAAALQDKLHRARQLAPKVPVCIQLAHAGRKASSAVPWQGGQLLKPEQGGWPTEGPSPIPHLAQETAPHELDAKGLEHIKQAFAKAAQRAEAMGIEAIELHGAHGYLLHQFLSPVANHRTDSYGGNFDNRTRFPMEVFEAVRAVYKGTLGMRISASDWVDNGWTPEETADFSLRLKLAGADFVHISSGGVAAQQKIALGPDYQVPFAKLVKQKTGMPTITVGLITEPQQAEDILARGDADLIALARAFLYKPRWVWEAAAALHGTVQASPQYWRCMPREAQGIFDAVQMGQR; encoded by the coding sequence TTGAGTCACCTCTTTTCTGAATTCACCCTCACCTCGCCAAGCGGCCCGCTGACCTTGGCCAACCGCGCCATCGTCGCGCCCATGTGCCAATACTCGGCCAACGACGGGCAAGCCAGCGATTGGCATTTGATGCATTGGGGCAATATGCTCAACAGCGGGGCCGCCATGTTCATCATTGAGGCCACCGCCGTTGTGCCAGAGGGCCGCATCACGCCCATGTGCTTAGGACTGTGGGACGACGCGACAGCGGCGGCCTTGCAAGACAAGCTGCATCGCGCACGCCAGCTGGCACCCAAGGTGCCCGTGTGCATTCAGCTCGCCCATGCAGGCCGCAAAGCATCCAGCGCCGTACCGTGGCAAGGCGGCCAGTTGCTCAAGCCTGAGCAAGGCGGTTGGCCAACCGAAGGGCCCTCCCCCATCCCGCATTTGGCGCAAGAAACCGCGCCGCACGAACTCGATGCCAAGGGCTTGGAACACATCAAACAAGCCTTTGCCAAAGCCGCACAACGCGCCGAAGCCATGGGCATTGAAGCCATCGAGCTGCACGGCGCACACGGCTATTTGCTGCACCAATTCTTGTCGCCCGTGGCGAATCACCGCACTGACAGCTACGGCGGCAACTTTGACAACCGCACACGCTTCCCCATGGAAGTGTTTGAGGCGGTGCGCGCGGTTTACAAAGGCACGCTGGGCATGCGCATCTCGGCCTCCGACTGGGTAGACAACGGCTGGACGCCTGAAGAAACCGCAGACTTCTCGTTGCGCTTGAAACTCGCAGGCGCCGACTTTGTGCACATCTCATCAGGTGGCGTGGCCGCACAGCAAAAGATTGCTTTGGGTCCCGACTACCAAGTGCCCTTCGCCAAATTGGTGAAACAAAAAACAGGCATGCCCACCATCACCGTGGGCCTCATCACTGAACCGCAACAAGCCGAAGACATCTTGGCGCGCGGCGATGCCGACCTGATCGCGCTCGCCCGCGCCTTCCTCTACAAACCTCGCTGGGTGTGGGAGGCCGCAGCTGCGTTGCACGGCACGGTGCAAGCCAGCCCGCAATATTGGCGCTGCATGCCCCGTGAAGCACAAGGTATTTTTGATGCCGTGCAAATGGGACAACGATAA
- a CDS encoding tripartite tricarboxylate transporter substrate binding protein, with amino-acid sequence MAAAVISTGAFLAPLAAHAQADAYPNKPITLVVPNPPGGLVDTSARLVSEPLARVTGQSVVVDNKPGGSGNLAYSNVARSAKDGYTVLVSYSGYHIANPILMDKLPWELKDLTPVGLITVATNVIAVHPSVPANNLKEFIAWAKQNPGKLNYASQGNGSVSHIGTEIFKQQTGIEMTHVPYKGSGQAIQDVLAGQVQVFITTPPSVMGHVLNGKLKALAVTGKARHPQLPQVPTAAEAGLSGFELESWVALYVPNGTPKEVVQKLSADVKRSMEQPETKQRADAAGVEVRYLTPDNTTKLLERDTTSWAKAIKAGNIKFD; translated from the coding sequence ATGGCCGCTGCCGTCATCAGCACAGGCGCATTTCTAGCCCCACTCGCGGCACACGCACAAGCTGACGCCTACCCCAACAAACCCATCACCTTGGTGGTACCCAACCCACCCGGCGGCTTGGTGGACACCTCAGCCCGTCTGGTGAGCGAGCCTTTGGCGCGCGTTACCGGGCAATCGGTGGTGGTGGACAACAAACCCGGTGGCAGTGGCAACTTGGCCTATTCCAACGTGGCACGCAGCGCCAAAGACGGCTACACCGTGTTGGTGTCGTACTCGGGCTATCACATTGCCAACCCCATCCTGATGGACAAACTGCCGTGGGAGTTGAAAGACCTCACACCCGTGGGCCTCATCACCGTGGCCACCAACGTGATTGCGGTTCACCCCTCGGTGCCCGCCAACAACTTGAAAGAGTTCATCGCGTGGGCCAAACAAAATCCAGGCAAGCTCAACTACGCCTCGCAGGGCAATGGCTCGGTGTCGCACATCGGCACTGAAATCTTCAAACAGCAAACCGGCATTGAAATGACGCACGTGCCCTACAAGGGCTCGGGCCAAGCGATTCAAGACGTGCTGGCGGGTCAAGTGCAGGTGTTCATCACCACACCGCCTTCGGTGATGGGCCATGTGCTCAACGGCAAACTCAAGGCTTTGGCGGTGACAGGCAAAGCGCGCCACCCACAGCTGCCGCAAGTGCCCACCGCCGCAGAAGCTGGCTTGAGTGGCTTTGAGCTGGAATCATGGGTGGCCTTGTACGTGCCGAACGGCACGCCCAAAGAGGTGGTGCAAAAACTCTCAGCCGATGTCAAACGCAGCATGGAACAACCAGAGACCAAGCAACGCGCCGATGCCGCAGGCGTAGAAGTGCGCTACCTCACGCCTGACAACACCACCAAGCTGCTAGAGCGCGACACCACCAGCTGGGCCAAGGCCATCAAAGCGGGCAACATCAAGTTTGATTGA
- a CDS encoding NAD-dependent epimerase/dehydratase family protein encodes MPVHQSPLGALPSRFKRERLLIIGCGDVGQRVVRVQRHVRVVALTSSLARVAALRAQGVTPIVGNLDAPASLQRLAGWATRVLHLAPPPLQGSTDPRTLTLTRLLMRRSAPRSVVYGSTSGVYGDCAGAWVAESRKVNPITPRAQRRVNAEARVRHLGRLRSSAVRVSVLRIPGIYAPDREGGTPRERLLRGTPVLAHGDDVFTNHIHADDLARACQLALWRGQPQRIYNVNDDSQLLMGDYFDMAAGLYGLAKPPRISRAQAQTELPAMQLSFMSESRRMVNTRMKGELRLQLRYADVEQGLR; translated from the coding sequence TTGCCTGTCCATCAATCCCCCCTCGGCGCCTTGCCTTCTCGCTTCAAACGCGAGCGTTTGCTCATCATCGGCTGCGGTGATGTGGGTCAGCGCGTGGTGCGCGTGCAGCGCCATGTGCGGGTGGTGGCGCTGACCTCTAGCCTTGCGCGTGTGGCCGCTTTGCGAGCCCAAGGTGTAACGCCCATCGTGGGTAATTTGGATGCGCCAGCCAGCCTGCAACGCTTGGCGGGCTGGGCCACGCGGGTGCTGCATCTGGCCCCACCGCCTTTGCAAGGCAGCACAGACCCCCGCACTTTGACGCTGACCCGCCTGTTGATGCGCCGAAGCGCGCCGCGCAGCGTGGTGTATGGCTCGACCAGCGGGGTGTATGGCGACTGTGCGGGTGCGTGGGTGGCTGAAAGCCGCAAGGTGAACCCCATCACACCCAGAGCGCAACGGCGTGTGAATGCCGAAGCGCGTGTGCGCCATTTGGGGCGTTTGCGTTCCAGTGCCGTGCGGGTGAGTGTGCTGCGCATCCCCGGCATTTATGCCCCTGACCGCGAGGGTGGTACGCCGCGTGAACGCCTGTTGCGTGGCACGCCTGTGCTGGCGCATGGGGACGATGTGTTCACCAACCACATCCATGCGGATGACTTGGCGCGTGCCTGTCAGCTCGCGTTGTGGCGTGGCCAGCCCCAACGTATTTACAACGTGAACGACGACAGCCAGCTGTTGATGGGCGACTACTTTGACATGGCGGCGGGGCTGTATGGCTTAGCCAAACCACCGCGCATCAGCCGTGCCCAAGCGCAAACCGAGTTGCCTGCCATGCAGCTGAGCTTCATGAGCGAGTCGCGCCGCATGGTGAACACGCGCATGAAGGGCGAGCTGCGTTTGCAGCTGCGCTACGCAGACGTGGAGCAGGGTTTGAGGTGA
- a CDS encoding CDP-6-deoxy-delta-3,4-glucoseen reductase, with protein MSFNITVQPSGRAFTATSDETLLAAGLRQGIGLPYGCKDGACGSCKCKKISGEVTHGTHQEKALSADEEANGFVLTCCATAHSDVVLESRQVVEEGAFPIKKMPVRVVSLEKVSHDVMVVKLQLPATDPMKFHAGQYVDFLLRDGDRRSYSMANAPHTFVEGAPAIELHIRHMPGGKFTDHVFGAMKEKEIQRIEGPQGSFFLREDSDKPLVFLASGTGFAPIKAILEHMQHKGITRPVSLYWGGRRPADLYMHDWVQAQAAAMPNLTYIPVVSDALPEDNWTGRTGFVHAAVLQDHADLSGHQVYACGAPIVVDSARAAYTQAGLPSDEFYADSFTSAADKV; from the coding sequence ATGAGTTTCAACATCACGGTCCAACCCAGCGGCCGCGCATTCACCGCCACTTCTGACGAAACCCTGCTGGCCGCCGGCCTGCGCCAAGGCATTGGTCTGCCCTACGGCTGCAAAGACGGCGCTTGCGGCTCCTGCAAATGCAAAAAGATTTCAGGCGAAGTGACCCACGGCACCCACCAAGAAAAAGCCTTGAGTGCGGACGAAGAAGCCAACGGCTTTGTCCTCACCTGCTGCGCCACCGCCCACAGCGATGTGGTGCTGGAGTCGCGCCAAGTGGTGGAAGAAGGCGCCTTCCCCATCAAAAAAATGCCAGTGCGCGTCGTCTCACTTGAGAAAGTCTCGCACGATGTGATGGTCGTCAAACTGCAATTGCCTGCGACCGACCCCATGAAGTTTCATGCCGGTCAGTACGTCGACTTTTTGTTGCGGGACGGCGACCGCCGCAGCTATTCGATGGCCAATGCGCCACACACCTTCGTCGAAGGCGCGCCAGCGATTGAGCTGCACATCCGTCACATGCCCGGCGGCAAGTTCACCGACCACGTGTTTGGCGCGATGAAAGAAAAAGAAATCCAACGCATCGAAGGCCCACAAGGCAGCTTCTTCTTGCGTGAAGACTCAGACAAACCTTTGGTGTTCTTGGCTTCGGGCACAGGCTTTGCGCCCATCAAGGCCATCTTGGAGCACATGCAGCACAAAGGCATCACACGCCCTGTGTCGCTCTACTGGGGCGGCCGCCGCCCTGCCGACTTGTACATGCACGACTGGGTGCAAGCGCAAGCCGCCGCGATGCCAAACCTCACCTACATACCCGTGGTGTCTGACGCATTGCCAGAAGACAACTGGACAGGCCGCACAGGCTTTGTGCACGCGGCGGTGTTGCAAGACCACGCCGACCTCAGCGGTCATCAGGTGTACGCCTGCGGCGCGCCCATCGTGGTGGACTCGGCCCGCGCGGCCTATACCCAAGCGGGCTTGCCATCCGACGAGTTCTACGCAGACTCGTTCACCTCTGCAGCCGACAAGGTTTAA
- a CDS encoding DUF2189 domain-containing protein: MHLITPHPDLEAKDIEMFRPMHWLALAWKDMERCPTAGVTHGLILAIIGGGLFWFARHEFWWIAAMLSACMIVAPLLAMGLYEISRRLERNEEATLTDAFRIWTSGDKRLIQFGLLLALSSAGWLVCSAALIHWMLPASVHTPADFVRLVVLQSNFGLFEIWVLMSALIAAPMFASTLVTIPLLMDHPTLTVQQAVLTSWRVVALNPFAMACWAGILCLFTALGIGSAFLGLLGVVPMLGHASWHAYRDLVAYDPSAH; encoded by the coding sequence ATGCACCTCATCACCCCACACCCCGATCTGGAAGCCAAAGACATTGAAATGTTCAGGCCCATGCACTGGCTCGCGCTGGCATGGAAAGACATGGAACGCTGCCCCACCGCAGGCGTGACACATGGCTTGATCCTCGCCATCATCGGTGGTGGGTTGTTTTGGTTTGCACGCCATGAGTTTTGGTGGATCGCAGCCATGCTGTCTGCCTGCATGATCGTGGCACCTTTATTGGCCATGGGCTTGTATGAGATCAGCCGCCGCTTAGAACGCAACGAAGAGGCGACCTTGACGGATGCCTTTCGCATTTGGACTTCTGGTGATAAACGCCTGATTCAATTTGGTTTACTGCTGGCTTTGTCGAGTGCGGGTTGGTTGGTGTGCTCAGCGGCCTTGATTCACTGGATGCTGCCCGCCAGCGTGCACACACCTGCCGACTTTGTGCGACTGGTCGTGCTGCAATCCAACTTTGGTCTGTTTGAAATTTGGGTGCTGATGAGCGCCCTGATTGCCGCACCCATGTTTGCCTCTACGCTGGTGACCATTCCTTTGTTGATGGATCACCCCACGCTCACCGTGCAACAAGCGGTGCTGACCAGCTGGCGCGTGGTAGCCCTGAACCCATTCGCCATGGCGTGCTGGGCGGGCATTTTGTGTTTGTTCACAGCGCTGGGCATAGGCTCAGCCTTTTTAGGCTTACTCGGTGTGGTGCCCATGTTGGGACACGCCAGTTGGCACGCGTACCGGGACCTGGTCGCTTACGACCCTTCGGCCCACTGA
- a CDS encoding DUF2788 domain-containing protein — protein sequence MTEEQFAQFGLTFGVGGFMLYMLFIIFQLARESKAGKFGTFVLFLVLAFGMLGFVAKQVLIWMMEG from the coding sequence ATGACAGAAGAACAATTCGCCCAATTTGGGCTGACCTTTGGCGTGGGCGGCTTCATGCTGTACATGCTGTTCATTATTTTTCAGCTCGCGCGTGAATCCAAAGCTGGCAAGTTCGGCACCTTCGTGTTGTTCTTGGTGCTGGCGTTTGGCATGCTCGGCTTTGTGGCCAAGCAAGTGCTAATCTGGATGATGGAGGGCTAA
- a CDS encoding ABC transporter ATP-binding protein → MKHDHAAVLLSVHDVKVAYGGIQAVKGVSLEVREGELVSLIGSNGAGKTTTMKAITGLLPLGGGHIQLAGKTIDGQGPWDLVQQGLAMVPEGRGVFTRMTIVENLQMGAYIRNDNAAIAEDIERVFTTFPRLKERRDQLAGTMSGGEQQMLAMGRALMSRPKVLLLDEPSMGLSPIMVDKIFEVIQEVSAQGVTILLVEQNASRALQIADRAYVMESGLITLSGDAHEMLHDPKVREAYLGE, encoded by the coding sequence ATGAAACACGACCACGCAGCGGTGCTGTTGAGCGTCCACGATGTGAAGGTGGCGTATGGCGGCATTCAAGCCGTCAAGGGCGTGAGCCTAGAGGTGCGCGAGGGCGAGTTGGTTTCGCTCATCGGTTCCAACGGCGCAGGCAAAACCACCACCATGAAAGCCATCACAGGGCTGTTGCCTTTGGGGGGCGGTCACATTCAGCTGGCTGGCAAAACCATTGACGGGCAAGGTCCTTGGGATTTGGTGCAACAAGGCCTAGCGATGGTGCCTGAAGGTCGCGGTGTGTTCACCCGGATGACCATCGTGGAGAACCTGCAAATGGGTGCTTACATTCGCAATGACAACGCTGCCATTGCGGAGGACATCGAACGTGTGTTCACCACCTTCCCACGCCTCAAAGAACGCCGCGACCAATTGGCCGGCACCATGTCTGGGGGTGAGCAGCAAATGTTGGCGATGGGCCGTGCGTTGATGAGCCGTCCCAAAGTGTTGTTGCTCGATGAGCCGTCGATGGGTTTGTCACCCATCATGGTGGACAAAATCTTTGAAGTGATTCAAGAGGTGTCAGCCCAAGGTGTGACGATTTTGTTGGTCGAACAAAACGCCAGCCGCGCCTTGCAAATTGCAGACCGTGCTTATGTGATGGAGTCGGGCTTGATCACCTTGAGTGGTGATGCGCACGAGATGCTGCATGACCCGAAAGTGCGCGAGGCTTATTTAGGCGAATAA